A single region of the Thermoanaerobacterium sp. PSU-2 genome encodes:
- a CDS encoding PTS lactose/cellobiose transporter subunit IIA produces the protein MDLQQIVMEIIIQSGEARAYAHEALRKAYDGEFEEAEKLMSQANEAIEKAHNVQTGMLQKEASGEKLDFSILFVHSQDHLMTAISEKNLISEIIELRKMLEPVLHTCVTK, from the coding sequence ATGGATTTGCAGCAAATAGTTATGGAAATCATTATACAATCAGGTGAAGCAAGGGCATATGCACATGAAGCGCTTAGAAAGGCGTATGACGGCGAATTTGAAGAAGCTGAAAAACTTATGTCTCAGGCTAATGAGGCTATCGAGAAGGCACACAATGTGCAGACCGGCATGTTGCAAAAAGAAGCATCGGGCGAAAAATTAGATTTTTCTATATTGTTCGTGCATTCACAAGATCATCTTATGACTGCTATATCAGAGAAAAATCTCATATCAGAGATTATTGAGCTTAGAAAGATGTTGGAGCCAGTTCTTCATACATGCGTGACAAAATAA
- a CDS encoding DUF2281 domain-containing protein, which yields MVVIKMSNSINDRLDNIIYEKVKAMPKDEQKEVLDFVEYLIQKRLKIVRDMFETTKETKKVLEGYGYSEENISDLVKEIRYTND from the coding sequence ATGGTGGTGATAAAAATGTCAAACTCAATCAATGATAGATTAGATAATATAATATATGAGAAAGTAAAAGCAATGCCTAAAGATGAACAGAAAGAAGTTTTAGATTTTGTAGAGTATCTAATACAAAAGAGGTTAAAGATTGTAAGAGATATGTTTGAAACAACGAAGGAAACTAAAAAGGTATTAGAAGGATACGGTTATTCAGAAGAAAATATTTCTGATTTGGTAAAAGAAATAAGGTATACAAATGATTAG
- a CDS encoding sigma-54-dependent transcriptional regulator: MKRKELILKKLIELNRGNGVDAMTLANELNMSRANVSHELNLLCKEGKVVKSDGRPVMFSPVFENTKSNSSDSKLYELDMLIKNNISLKQAGEQAKAAILYPPKGIHCLILGETGVGKSTFARIMHKYAIDMGVKKPDAPFIAFNCADYSNNPQLLTAQLFGVKKGAYTGADTDKEGLIEKANGGILFLDEVHRLPPEGQEILFTFLDTGYFRRVGDVENRTSDVLIISATTEDPSSSLLNTFTRRIPMIIKIPPLRERTLEERFYLLKRFFKHESIKLNRDIFVSLNSMRAFCSYDCPNNIGQLESDVKLICAKVYSEFLTNKKSDIRICSRDLPDYIKKGLYTDKQHRMLWNEVIGDDIEFFKFSPTNEIEEIPTASNDNSIYEIINDRLRQLKAKGISDIDIESILEKDIAKYFHKQIYGITEEKNKQNLIHILGEDIISITDRIAELVSELLGKDLSQNSYTALALHLNTLIERVNKNKPIVNPQLSKIKQLYPREFEVAIEAKKIIERYLNVSIPEDEAGFIAIFLMSDKEYINKQSEKVKVIIIAHGNSTATSMADVANKLLGENYAIGLDAHLDKSPLEVLETLKDYVRNDMNQAGYLLLVDMGSLTTFGETIEREFNVPVKVIPLISTLHVIEATRKALLGMPLNNIYMSVQSINSYMENNMDFAPPISDKKKIAIITACLTGEGASVAIKSFLKNNLKYDKDLFEIIPIDSLDKHMTMKKINEIQENMEIAFIVSSFPLDTNIKQYSMNDVLSLKVMKELQEIVDIKTTLIKMGNVLKENIHNIDGEELYIDIQNTIMKLCDTLSICFDDDMLLGIILHFAFMVSRIKKGEKSIEYIGKEEYIKSNKSLYNAVKKALTHLNTKYSIIIPDDEICYIMRFFQEKDALFNMI; encoded by the coding sequence TTGAAAAGAAAAGAATTAATTTTAAAAAAGTTGATAGAGCTAAATAGAGGAAACGGCGTAGATGCCATGACGTTAGCAAATGAGCTAAATATGTCGCGAGCAAACGTTAGTCATGAGTTAAATCTTTTGTGCAAGGAAGGAAAAGTCGTAAAGTCAGATGGCAGGCCAGTGATGTTTTCACCTGTGTTTGAAAACACAAAAAGCAATTCCAGTGACAGCAAATTGTATGAACTGGACATGCTTATTAAAAACAATATAAGCCTAAAACAAGCTGGTGAACAGGCAAAAGCCGCTATTTTATATCCTCCTAAAGGAATACACTGCTTAATATTAGGTGAAACAGGTGTAGGAAAATCCACTTTTGCGCGAATAATGCACAAGTATGCCATAGATATGGGGGTAAAAAAGCCTGACGCTCCATTTATAGCATTTAACTGTGCAGATTACAGCAACAATCCTCAGCTTTTGACAGCGCAACTATTTGGGGTTAAAAAAGGCGCTTACACAGGCGCTGATACAGATAAAGAAGGGTTAATCGAGAAGGCAAATGGAGGAATCTTATTCCTTGATGAAGTCCATCGCTTACCGCCTGAAGGACAGGAGATCTTATTCACTTTCCTCGATACTGGATATTTTAGAAGAGTCGGCGATGTAGAAAACAGGACATCTGATGTGCTAATCATATCAGCTACAACTGAGGATCCTTCTTCATCCCTTTTAAATACATTTACCAGAAGAATACCGATGATAATTAAAATACCGCCACTTAGAGAAAGGACTTTAGAAGAAAGGTTTTACCTTTTAAAAAGATTTTTTAAACATGAAAGCATAAAGCTAAACAGAGATATATTCGTGTCCCTTAATTCCATGAGGGCGTTTTGTTCATATGACTGTCCAAACAACATCGGTCAATTAGAAAGTGATGTCAAGCTTATATGCGCAAAGGTCTATTCAGAATTTTTGACTAACAAGAAAAGCGACATAAGGATCTGCAGCAGAGACTTGCCTGATTATATAAAGAAAGGATTATACACAGATAAACAGCATAGGATGCTTTGGAATGAAGTCATAGGTGACGATATAGAATTCTTTAAGTTTTCTCCTACAAATGAAATAGAGGAAATTCCAACTGCATCTAACGATAACAGCATTTACGAGATAATAAACGACAGACTAAGGCAGCTTAAAGCAAAAGGTATATCTGATATAGACATTGAATCAATCTTGGAGAAAGACATAGCAAAGTACTTCCACAAGCAGATATACGGTATAACTGAGGAGAAAAACAAGCAGAATTTGATTCATATCTTAGGAGAAGACATAATAAGCATCACAGATAGGATCGCAGAACTTGTATCCGAACTACTTGGGAAAGATCTCAGCCAAAACAGCTATACTGCACTGGCTTTGCACTTAAACACGCTTATTGAAAGGGTCAACAAAAATAAACCTATTGTAAATCCTCAACTGTCAAAAATAAAGCAATTGTACCCAAGAGAATTTGAAGTTGCTATTGAAGCTAAAAAAATCATTGAGAGATATTTGAATGTTTCGATTCCAGAAGATGAAGCTGGATTTATCGCAATATTTCTCATGTCCGACAAGGAATACATCAATAAGCAAAGCGAAAAAGTCAAGGTGATAATAATTGCCCATGGCAATTCTACTGCTACGTCCATGGCAGATGTGGCTAATAAATTGTTGGGTGAAAATTATGCAATAGGTTTAGACGCCCATCTTGACAAAAGTCCTCTTGAAGTCTTAGAAACTTTAAAAGATTATGTGCGAAATGATATGAATCAGGCGGGATACCTTCTCTTAGTAGACATGGGCTCCCTTACAACGTTTGGCGAAACGATTGAAAGAGAGTTTAACGTGCCAGTAAAAGTTATACCGCTTATTTCAACACTCCACGTCATTGAAGCTACCAGAAAAGCGCTATTAGGCATGCCTCTTAACAATATTTACATGAGCGTACAGTCCATAAATTCTTATATGGAGAACAACATGGATTTCGCCCCACCAATAAGCGACAAAAAGAAAATCGCAATTATAACAGCATGTCTCACTGGTGAAGGCGCCTCTGTTGCGATTAAAAGCTTCTTGAAAAACAACTTAAAGTACGACAAAGATTTATTTGAGATAATACCAATTGACAGCCTTGATAAGCACATGACAATGAAAAAAATAAATGAAATCCAGGAAAACATGGAAATAGCTTTTATCGTATCGTCTTTCCCATTGGACACCAATATTAAACAGTACAGCATGAATGATGTCTTAAGCTTGAAAGTCATGAAAGAATTGCAGGAGATAGTAGATATTAAGACAACCCTCATCAAGATGGGCAATGTATTGAAAGAAAACATTCATAACATTGATGGAGAGGAACTCTACATCGACATACAAAACACTATAATGAAACTTTGCGACACGCTGTCGATTTGCTTTGATGATGACATGCTACTTGGCATAATACTTCACTTTGCTTTTATGGTAAGCAGAATCAAAAAAGGAGAAAAAAGCATTGAGTATATAGGAAAAGAAGAATATATTAAAAGCAACAAATCATTGTACAACGCAGTAAAGAAAGCATTGACACATTTAAACACAAAATATTCTATAATAATACCAGATGATGAAATATGCTATATAATGAGGTTTTTCCAAGAAAAAGATGCTCTTTTCAATATGATATGA
- a CDS encoding putative toxin-antitoxin system toxin component, PIN family yields the protein MIRAVIDTNVFVSILFSSPIMEELFENCAMHKFTWVISENIYYEYRKVVEYKKFHFRKEIKEKMFYFIENLAEFVHVTSNVAISRDKDDDKFINCAIDGDCNYIISGDKDLLEIKEYKGIRIVTVKEFLQIINNMYNKH from the coding sequence ATGATTAGAGCTGTAATTGACACTAATGTATTTGTATCAATATTGTTTAGTAGTCCCATCATGGAAGAACTTTTTGAAAACTGTGCAATGCACAAATTCACGTGGGTAATATCTGAGAATATATACTATGAATATAGAAAAGTTGTGGAATATAAAAAATTTCATTTTCGTAAAGAAATCAAAGAAAAAATGTTTTATTTTATTGAAAATCTTGCAGAATTTGTGCATGTTACAAGCAATGTAGCGATATCTCGGGATAAAGATGATGATAAGTTCATTAACTGTGCAATTGATGGTGATTGCAATTATATAATATCCGGAGATAAAGATTTGTTAGAAATAAAAGAATATAAAGGAATACGCATTGTAACAGTTAAAGAATTTTTACAAATTATAAACAATATGTACAATAAGCACTGA
- a CDS encoding alpha-N-arabinofuranosidase, with product MLAKIVINADNKKGKISKNIYGHFAEHLGRCIYGGFWVGKDSEIPNIDGIRKDVVEALKKIKIPVLRWPGGCFADEYHWKDGIGPYESRPKMINVHWGGVIENNHFGTHEFFELCGLLNAEPYICGNVGSGTVQEMREWIEYMTFDGESPMANLRASNGRKEPWKLKYFGVGNESWGCGGNMRPEYYADVYRRYSTYVRNFGSNKIFKIACGPNTDDYNWTEVLMREAGRLMNGLSLHYYTVPGTWERKGSATDFDEEEWFITMKKALYMDELITKHSTIMDKYDSEKRVALVVDEWGTWYDVEPGTNPGFLYQQNTMRDALVAGIHFNIFNKHCDRVKMANIAQTINVLQAVILTDGAQMVLTPTYHVFDMYKVHHDAELLDFNIDTPEYNVNSKESIPQVTATVSSDDSGRIHISLCNLNPEESVTVECEFRGAKVSKATGTILTSDEMNAHNTFDNPNKVVPKEFDGIKFAENKIVVTMPKMAIVGVEVSNE from the coding sequence ATGTTAGCTAAAATCGTTATCAATGCAGATAACAAAAAAGGCAAGATCAGTAAAAATATCTACGGCCATTTTGCAGAGCATTTAGGAAGATGTATTTATGGTGGTTTTTGGGTTGGAAAAGATTCAGAGATACCTAATATAGATGGGATTCGGAAAGACGTTGTTGAAGCATTAAAGAAGATTAAGATACCTGTATTGAGATGGCCTGGTGGATGTTTTGCAGATGAATATCACTGGAAAGATGGCATAGGACCTTATGAATCAAGACCCAAGATGATCAATGTACATTGGGGTGGTGTAATCGAAAACAATCACTTTGGTACGCATGAATTCTTTGAACTATGTGGTCTATTGAATGCAGAGCCATATATTTGTGGCAATGTTGGAAGTGGCACAGTTCAAGAGATGAGAGAATGGATAGAGTACATGACATTTGATGGAGAATCGCCAATGGCAAATTTGAGAGCCTCAAATGGTAGAAAAGAACCGTGGAAGCTTAAATACTTTGGCGTTGGCAATGAAAGCTGGGGCTGCGGTGGTAATATGCGCCCAGAATATTACGCTGATGTATATAGAAGATATTCCACATATGTCAGGAATTTTGGCAGCAATAAGATATTTAAGATTGCTTGTGGACCCAATACAGACGATTATAATTGGACAGAAGTTTTGATGAGAGAAGCTGGAAGACTGATGAATGGTCTTAGTTTGCATTACTATACAGTACCAGGTACATGGGAAAGAAAAGGATCAGCCACAGATTTTGATGAAGAAGAATGGTTTATCACGATGAAGAAAGCGTTATACATGGATGAATTAATAACAAAACATTCCACTATTATGGATAAATATGATTCTGAAAAAAGAGTTGCATTAGTTGTAGATGAATGGGGTACATGGTATGATGTAGAACCAGGTACAAACCCTGGGTTCTTGTATCAACAAAATACAATGAGAGATGCTTTGGTTGCAGGTATTCACTTTAACATATTTAATAAACATTGCGATAGAGTTAAGATGGCTAATATTGCGCAGACTATAAATGTTTTACAAGCAGTAATTCTTACTGATGGAGCCCAAATGGTACTTACACCGACATATCATGTATTTGACATGTACAAAGTTCATCATGATGCAGAATTATTAGATTTTAATATTGATACGCCTGAATATAATGTAAATTCGAAAGAAAGTATTCCTCAAGTAACAGCTACTGTTTCTTCTGATGATAGCGGAAGAATTCATATTTCTCTGTGCAATCTAAATCCTGAAGAATCGGTAACAGTGGAATGTGAATTTAGAGGAGCAAAAGTAAGCAAAGCAACAGGTACAATTTTAACTTCTGATGAAATGAATGCACATAATACTTTTGATAATCCTAATAAAGTTGTACCAAAAGAATTTGACGGTATTAAATTTGCTGAAAATAAGATAGTCGTGACAATGCCTAAGATGGCGATTGTAGGGGTAGAAGTTAGCAATGAGTAA
- the celB gene encoding PTS cellobiose transporter subunit IIC yields the protein MSKFTDSLEEKLMPIAGKISENRYLTSIRDGFMLAVPLITIGAVFLLLAFLPIPGYSDFMAKAFGPNWNTFFMRPFEATMSIMSIFVVFGIAYSLAGHYKIDGLNTAATALVAFLIFTPFIVNYTPEGAKKAIQVSGGIPVDWMGSKGLFVGILTAILSVEIVRFVIKRGWVIKMPKGVPPAVEKAFSALIPAAIVAIIIDVIRMLFAMTSYGTIHQFIYTVLQIPLTRLGDTLPATLIANFFEGLFWSFGIHGANVVGSVMGPIWLALAAENLQAFQAGHPVPHIITQQFHDMYMLVGGSGSTLGLVLAMLFFSKSRQVKTVGKLAIVPGLFNINEPVIFGLPIVLNPIMVIPFILTPMILATLTYIVMSIGLVGHPTGVVIPWTTPPIIGGLLVSGFSGAVWQIIELVISFFIYLPFLRVVDRQYLEQEQAMAVESQKG from the coding sequence ATGAGTAAGTTTACAGATTCGCTTGAGGAAAAATTGATGCCTATAGCGGGCAAAATCTCTGAAAATAGGTACTTGACATCAATTCGTGATGGCTTTATGCTTGCTGTTCCACTCATTACAATAGGTGCTGTTTTCTTGTTGCTGGCGTTTTTGCCGATACCTGGATACTCTGATTTTATGGCAAAGGCTTTCGGACCAAACTGGAATACATTCTTTATGAGGCCCTTTGAGGCTACAATGTCAATAATGAGTATATTTGTAGTATTTGGCATTGCATACAGCCTCGCAGGGCATTACAAGATTGATGGTTTAAACACGGCTGCAACTGCACTGGTTGCATTTTTGATATTTACACCGTTTATAGTTAATTATACACCTGAAGGAGCCAAAAAAGCAATTCAAGTAAGCGGTGGCATACCAGTTGACTGGATGGGCTCAAAAGGTCTGTTTGTAGGCATTTTAACGGCAATACTGTCAGTTGAAATCGTAAGATTTGTTATAAAAAGAGGCTGGGTAATTAAGATGCCAAAAGGTGTTCCACCTGCAGTTGAAAAGGCTTTCTCTGCGTTGATTCCTGCGGCTATAGTTGCTATCATCATCGATGTTATAAGAATGCTGTTTGCTATGACATCTTACGGTACAATACATCAATTTATTTACACAGTGTTGCAGATACCTTTGACAAGACTTGGCGATACACTGCCTGCTACGTTGATTGCAAACTTCTTCGAAGGACTTTTCTGGTCGTTTGGTATACATGGCGCAAACGTAGTCGGATCTGTTATGGGACCAATATGGTTGGCACTTGCAGCAGAGAACTTACAGGCATTCCAAGCTGGTCATCCAGTTCCACACATCATAACACAGCAGTTCCACGATATGTACATGCTGGTAGGTGGCTCAGGAAGCACATTAGGTCTTGTACTTGCTATGCTTTTCTTCTCAAAATCAAGACAGGTAAAAACAGTTGGAAAACTTGCTATAGTTCCTGGTTTATTCAATATCAATGAACCTGTAATATTCGGACTTCCAATTGTTTTAAACCCAATAATGGTAATACCATTCATATTGACGCCGATGATCTTAGCTACTTTGACTTACATCGTCATGTCAATAGGTCTTGTTGGGCATCCAACAGGTGTCGTAATACCATGGACTACACCACCTATCATCGGAGGACTTTTAGTATCAGGTTTTAGCGGTGCTGTATGGCAAATAATCGAATTAGTGATTTCGTTCTTCATATACTTGCCATTCTTAAGAGTCGTAGATAGACAGTACCTTGAGCAAGAGCAAGCAATGGCTGTTGAAAGCCAAAAAGGCTGA
- a CDS encoding PTS sugar transporter subunit IIB yields MLKIILFCSSGSSTSMLIGRIEEAAKARGIEVAVDAYPEAQMEKYVEEADVVLLGPQVKFILPKAKKICSEKGVPVDVINPVVYGMMDGEKVLDQALSMANK; encoded by the coding sequence ATGCTTAAGATTATTCTATTTTGCTCTTCAGGTTCATCCACAAGCATGTTGATTGGAAGAATTGAAGAAGCAGCAAAAGCAAGAGGCATAGAGGTTGCTGTCGATGCATACCCTGAGGCACAGATGGAAAAATACGTAGAAGAAGCGGATGTGGTTCTTTTAGGTCCGCAGGTAAAATTCATTTTGCCAAAAGCAAAGAAAATATGCAGTGAAAAAGGTGTGCCTGTAGATGTGATAAATCCAGTTGTCTACGGCATGATGGATGGGGAAAAAGTGTTAGACCAAGCTTTAAGCATGGCTAATAAATAG
- a CDS encoding glycoside hydrolase family 1 protein, producing MAKEYKFPEGFWWGSATSATQIEGAASEDGKGMNVWDYWYKQVPNRFFNGVGPEVTSDFYHRYKDDIKLMKEIGHNSFRFSISWSRLIPGGVGEVNKKAVDFYNNVINELLENDIMPIATLFHFDMPIEMQHIGGFESRQVLENYKNYAKTCFELFGDRVKRWITFNEPIVPAEGGYLYNFHYPDIVDFKKAIQVCFNTVLASAMAINEFKKLDIKDGKIGIVLNLTPSYPRSNHPADLKAAEIADLLFNRSFLDPCVKGEYPDKLVELLKSYNHLPVYTEEDLELIKNNTVDYLGINYYQPRRVKAKENMPNPYGVFTPDWFFDEYVMPGRRMNPYRGWEIYEKGIYDILINVRDNYGNIESYISENGMGVEGEERFIKDGIIQDDYRIDFIKGHLKWLHKAIEEGCNAKGYHLWSFMDNWSFLNAYKNRYGLVSVDITTQKRTIKKSGYWYKELAKNNGFSE from the coding sequence ATGGCAAAAGAGTATAAATTTCCAGAAGGTTTTTGGTGGGGTTCTGCCACATCTGCAACACAGATAGAAGGTGCTGCGAGTGAAGACGGGAAAGGAATGAATGTATGGGATTATTGGTACAAGCAAGTGCCGAATCGCTTTTTTAACGGTGTAGGACCCGAAGTGACGTCTGATTTTTACCACAGATATAAAGATGACATAAAATTGATGAAAGAAATAGGACACAATTCATTTAGATTCTCTATATCATGGTCAAGACTGATTCCTGGTGGAGTAGGAGAAGTAAACAAAAAGGCGGTAGATTTCTACAATAACGTCATAAATGAGCTTTTAGAAAATGATATTATGCCTATAGCTACTTTATTTCACTTCGATATGCCGATAGAAATGCAGCACATTGGAGGATTTGAAAGCCGTCAAGTTTTGGAGAATTATAAAAACTATGCTAAGACATGTTTTGAGCTTTTTGGAGACAGAGTAAAAAGATGGATTACCTTTAATGAACCTATAGTTCCAGCAGAGGGAGGATACCTTTATAACTTTCATTATCCTGATATCGTGGATTTTAAGAAAGCTATACAGGTATGTTTCAATACAGTTTTGGCAAGCGCAATGGCGATAAACGAGTTTAAAAAGTTAGACATAAAAGATGGAAAAATCGGGATTGTACTAAACTTAACTCCATCATATCCTCGCAGCAATCATCCTGCAGATCTTAAGGCAGCAGAGATAGCTGATCTTCTTTTCAACAGAAGCTTTTTAGACCCATGTGTAAAAGGAGAATATCCAGATAAACTTGTAGAACTTTTAAAAAGCTACAACCACTTGCCAGTGTATACCGAGGAAGATCTTGAGCTCATAAAAAATAATACAGTTGACTACCTTGGAATCAATTATTATCAACCGAGAAGAGTAAAAGCAAAAGAAAACATGCCAAATCCTTATGGTGTATTTACACCTGATTGGTTTTTTGATGAGTATGTAATGCCAGGAAGGAGAATGAATCCGTATAGAGGATGGGAGATATACGAAAAGGGAATATACGATATCTTGATAAATGTAAGGGACAACTATGGGAATATTGAATCGTATATTTCAGAAAACGGCATGGGTGTAGAAGGAGAAGAACGCTTCATAAAAGACGGTATAATCCAAGATGATTATAGAATAGATTTTATCAAAGGTCATTTAAAATGGCTTCATAAGGCGATTGAAGAAGGATGCAATGCAAAAGGATATCACCTTTGGTCTTTCATGGACAACTGGTCATTCCTAAACGCGTACAAAAATCGCTATGGACTTGTTTCAGTCGATATAACCACACAAAAGAGGACTATCAAAAAAAGTGGATATTGGTATAAAGAATTAGCAAAAAACAATGGGTTTAGCGAGTAA
- a CDS encoding glycine/betaine/sarcosine/D-proline family reductase selenoprotein B — MIKAVQFLNQVQAGYGTDEKMNMEPQSQFGAIGLGMLLKNTMMRNGGDIIGTVICGDNYFLENKDEAIEKLLSMIKAFNPDVVICGPALNYKRYGDCCGYLTEAVIEKLNIPAFAAMSKDNTGTELFKKKIYIIETPNRGGIGLNDSLRKISKFAVKLAQGQPIGSPEEEGYFPQD; from the coding sequence ATGATTAAAGCGGTACAATTTTTAAATCAAGTTCAAGCAGGATACGGAACAGATGAAAAAATGAATATGGAACCTCAATCTCAGTTTGGTGCTATAGGATTGGGGATGCTTTTGAAAAACACCATGATGAGAAACGGCGGTGACATAATTGGCACTGTAATATGTGGTGATAACTATTTTCTTGAAAATAAGGATGAAGCTATTGAAAAATTATTAAGCATGATAAAGGCGTTTAATCCAGATGTTGTCATATGTGGCCCTGCATTAAACTACAAAAGATACGGTGATTGCTGTGGATATTTGACAGAAGCCGTCATAGAGAAATTAAATATTCCTGCATTTGCGGCCATGTCGAAAGACAACACAGGTACAGAATTGTTCAAAAAAAAGATATACATCATAGAGACTCCCAACAGAGGCGGTATAGGACTAAACGATTCATTGAGAAAGATATCAAAGTTTGCAGTAAAGTTGGCTCAAGGACAGCCTATAGGATCTCCTGAAGAGGAAGGATATTTTCCACAGGATTAA